CACACAATTATTAATTAAAGCCGACCAAGTTATATCCGCTACCACAGGTTGGGATAAAAGTTCTGGTTTGTTCCGTATCACCATTCCCAATGCCAAATTAGCCACCGAAGTCAAAGGCCCTACTTTTGATGCTAATAGTCCTATTATCAAGCTCCGTCTGCAACCACAACCGCCAAATACTGTAGTTATCTTGATTCAACCTGCATCAGGTGTTACACTAGGTGTACCCAATCAAGTGGGAGATAAACTTCTGGTTCTAAAACTGCAACGATATCGTCAGATTAGACCACCCATGAATTTGCCCCCTTTATTACCACCCAGACAACAACTACCTGACCTCAAACCCAGACAACCACGAATTACCCAAAGGCGCGACCTTCGTAAAGGCAAAATAGTAGTTATAATTGACCCCGGACATGGTGGTAAAGACTCAGGGGCAATTGGTATCGGTGGAGTCCAGGAAAAAAATGTTATTTTACCAATTGGGAAAAGGATTGCAGAAGTTTTGGAACGAAACGGTATCCAAGTAATTATGACGCGAGACTCTGACTATTTTGTAACTCTACCAGGACGAGTGACAATGGCACAACAGGCTAATGCTGATGTATTTGTCAGTATCCACGCTAATTCAGCCGGTGAGAGTCGTCCAGAAGTTAGTGGCTTAGAGACTTATCATTACGATAGTGGTTTAACACTCGCTCAAATTGTCCACAGTAAAATTCTGCAAAGTCTTAATGTCAGAGATAGGAAAGTGCGGAAAGCTAGATTTTATGTTCTTCGCAAAACTTCTATGCCCTCAATTTTAGTAGAAACCGGTTTCTTAACTGGTAGAGACGATGCTGCCAAACTGAGAACTTCAGCTTATCAAAATCAAATGGCCGATGCGATCGCCCAAGGCATACTTCAGTATTTAAAATCAAGATAAATAGTCACTCTTATCACCTGTTATCTGATTTATTACCAATGCTAGAGAAATGAACTTGTTGACTAAATGGTAATACTAAACCGATTGTATGCTACAATCCTACGCCATTAGCCGTGTCTTACTACCAACACCAAAATCTTTTACTTGCACAAAGTTAAATTTGCAGCGGTGATGGTCTGAAGATTACCCCATAAGTCGAGATATTGACAAATCCCATCAATAGGAATCAGGAGAAAGGATTGTGAAACTACATTGGTTAATACCTAGCACTTTTGGAACGGTCTTCATCCTATCTTCGCCCGCTTTTGCCGCGAAATTAGAATCTTGGCGGTTTGATACTAATCAAAACCACTTAGAAATCAACACATCTAGCCCAGTCCAACCCCAAGCCCAACTCATTTTTAACCCCACACGCTTAGTAATTGACTTACCAGGAACAGAACTTGGTCGTCCGTCCGTAACCCAACAAATTGGCAGCAAAATCCGCACTATTCGCGTCGGTCAATTTGATGACCAAACAACACGCTTAGTGATCGAACTAGCCCCTGGTTACACCTTCAACCCCAAGCAAGTTAAATTTGTTCCCACCAATGGCAAACGTTGGATAGTAGAATTACCACAACCAGAAATTGCTTCTGGGCAAACTGGAGAACCATCATTACCCCCAACATCCGATAAATCATCTGAACCAACAATAGACCCCAGAAGTATTTACAACGTAGTCACTACCAACCGAATTACTCCATCTAATCGAGAAACCATCCCAGGGGTAGTGCAAATTGATAAATTGCGAGTTACAAGAGATGGGTTTTTTATTAGTACCAGTGGTGGAAATCCTCAACTGCAAATCAATCGCAGTCAAGATAATCGCTCTGTTAATATTGATATCATTGGCGCAGCCCTATCACCAAATATGGGACAACGGAATCTAGTGATTAATCACTATGGAGTCCGTCGTGTCCAATTTAGCCAACTGTCCAGCAGTCCATCTGCTGTTCGCATGACCTTACAGTTAGATAGTGCCAGTCCCAATTGGCAAGCATTAGCTAGTGGTGACAGTGGTTTTGTCGTCATCCCAGATCGTTTAGCTAAATTACCTGAGAATAACCAATCATCCGCACCATCACCGAGTGATTCCCCCGCAATTATTCAATCTGTAGAACTCGGTGGCAATGGCACACAATTATTAATTAGAGCAGACCAAGCCATATCTGCCACCACCGGCTGGGATAGAAGCTCAGGTCTATTTCGCATTACCATTACCAATGCTAAATTAGCTAATCAGGTCCAAGGTCCGGATTTTACTAACAATAGCCCGATTCTTAAAGTCCGTCTCCAACCCCAGTCTGACAATACCGTAATTGTTCTTGTTCAACCTGCATCTGGCGTTAGCTTTGGCGCACTAAGTCAAGTTACGTCTCAATTATTGGCGCTACAATTACAAACTAATCTCCGCGCTCAACGTCCTCCAATTATACCACCTGGATTTCCTGGATCACAAGATCCTCCAGGTTCTAGTACACCACCTCCGCAAACAAGACCTCAGCCCCGTCTACCAGTTCCTAATGGCAAAGTTTTAGTAGTTATTGATCCTGGACATGGTGGTAAAGATTCTGGCGCTCCTGGACTGGGTGGTTTACTAGAAAAGGATGTTGTTCTACCCATTAGTACCAAACTGGCAACAATTTTAGAACAAAATGGTATCCAAGTTGTCCTCACGCGAGATGCTGACTTTTTTGTGGAACTGCAAGGAAGGGTGGATATAGCCAAGCGTGTTAATGCAACTTTATTTGTCAGTATTCATGCTAATTCTGTGGATAATCGGTCTGATGTCAATGGTTTAGAAGTCTATTATTACGACAGTGGTTATGCTTTAGCTGATACTGTGCGACAAGCCATTCTCCAAAATATTAGTACCCTCAAGAATCGAGGCACTCGTAAAGCTAGATTTTATGTGCTGAGAAAAAATACTATGCCTGCTATTTTAGTAGAAACAGGCTATATGACTGGTCGGGAAGATAATCCCCGTTTAGGATCACCAGAATACCAAAGTCGTATGGCTGAGGGCATAGCTAGTGGTATTCTGAATTATTTAAAACAAAGATAATTATCGTCAGTTGTTCTTTGTCAGTTGTTCTTTGTTTTTTCTTGACTACTGACCACTGACCACTGACTACTAACCACAAGAGGAACGCGGTAGCGTTGGGAGCTTCGGGTCTTCAGTCCGAAGGGGAAAACGCACACGGGCGAATTGATTGCCTTCAATATTCGTGATACAATTAAATTGTCACTAAAGACATAAAAAGCTACCGCGGGACTCTCGGAAAGTTACGCTTGTCAGATATGATTTCGCCCGCCAGGGCAAACGAAATCAGGGCAAGAACCCAAATATTTAAGGAACCCTGCCTGAAACTGGGATAACTGAGGGATATAGACTGAAACTCTCTATAGAATCTCCGCGTCTTTAGACCGGAGAGTGTCAAAATCAAAATTAATATTTGCTGTGTATTCATCTTCTATTTTTGATACTTTTTCCCCCCAAGAACCTCAACGCGCTCCGATTGGGGTATTTGACAGTGGAGTTGGTGGACTAACCGTATTGCGACAAATTTATCAACAACTTCCCAATGAATCAATTATTTATGTAGGGGACACAGCCCGTCTTCCTTATGGTATTCGTTCCCAAGCAGAAATACTACAATTTGTCCGAGAAATCCTCCATTGGATGCAGCAGCAACGGGTGAAAATGGCAATTATGGCTTGTAACACCAGTTCGGCTCTGGCATTAGATATAGTCCGTCAAGAGTTTAATTTCCCGATTTTAGGGGTGATTCTACCAGGTGCAAAGGCAGCAGTCCAACAAGGACAACGGATTGGTGTCATTGCTACTCCAGCTACGGCTCAAAGCAACGCCTATCGTCAAGCCATTTTAGAAATTCAATCTAATGTCCAAGTCTGGCAAGTCAGTTGCCCAGAATTTGTCCCACTCATTGAACAAAATCGTATTCACGACCCCTATACCATTGAAATAGCCAAAACTTATCTAGAACCTTTGATTCAGAAAGAAATAGATACTTTAGTTTATGGTTGTACCCATTATCCCCATTTGTCGCCCATCTTGCGATCGCTCCTTCCCCAGCAAGTCAAGCTAATTGACCCAGCAGTTCATGTCGCCGCCGCTTGCTCTCAAGAATTAGATATACTAGGGATCAAGAATACTCATCCACCAATGCCTACCCGCTTCGCTGTCAGCGGTTGTTCCCAGCAATTTACCCAATCTAGCTTACAATGGTTAGGCTATACTCCAATGGTAGAACAAGTATGTTTTGCTGATACCGTCCTCTCTTAAAGCCCAGAAGTAGGGCCTGCGCCCAAAAACTATTAGTCTGTCAACCCGAAAATGACGGGTGAAGGCAAGCAGGGGGAGAAGAGAGGTAGGGGAGGTAGGGGGGGTAGGGGAGGTAGGGGAGGTAGGGGAGGTAGGGGAGGGAAGAACAGAAGTTTTTTCCGATCATTACCCGTCAAAATAAATTTGACAGACCACTAGTCAGAAGCAAACAAAGATATTTATCTCCTCTTTACCCTACTACAACACGGCGTAAACAAACCATTCTAAATCATCAAAAAGCCTATGCTGTCTTCGTTTTGACTTTTGACTTTTGACTTTTGACTTCCGCCTTGCGGTACTGCTCCCTACAAGTTGCTTTCATTGACTATTGACAGCTTGAGTTACATTTGTAGTTAATTCCCGTTGCTGCTTATATTTATCCTGTCCAGAATCAGATCCGCTTTGAGAAACATTTCTTTTGCTTGCTCGCTTTGCTAAAGCCAATAACAAATATACACTAAACAAATAGCCAGCAGCTAAAGTAAATATCATCATAGGCATATTTCTGTAAATCATTGTTCCACCATCTTTAATTACTAGGGAATATAAAATTGCATACAGAACCAGCAGAACTCAATTAATCAAGCACACCTTGATAAATGTAGTTAGCTATACAAAACATTCCAGGCGAAAACTAATTTTCTCTGGTCAATCAATTTATTTTCTTTAATATCAACTTTCCCAGGCTATACATCCGACAGCAGCAATTTTGCTCGGCAGCAAACTCTAACCGCGCTTATCAGCAGTCTACCCAGCCTGTGTTATTGACCTCACACCAATTTAAATAAATGTACGCTAAGACTCAACGTGCGTTGAATACGTTGAGTTAGTTCCATAACTGGAAAAGCACAATTCAACTCAAAAGGCATGGTTATTGCCTAGAATTTAGGGATTATTCCTATTTTCTCTTTGGCGACGAGTTATTTTATACTCACAACGCTATCACGTAAAATCACTGAATGATGGTTTTACGCTGGAAGTGAATAATCTGAAAAACTTAATATCTCTAGGTATTAGCCTAACACAGCCAACCTGAATTTGAAGCTAATTTCTGGACTAAATTTAAAAATTTTTCATTGCTAACCGTCAACTTGAAGTTACCGTCAATGTGTGTTATTTTATTGACATCAAAGTTTTCGTTACTACGCAATTTATTAATTAACAAATTTAGCAAGAACTATTTAACCTTAAGATAGCCTCCGATTATAACACATTCATAATCTAATGTGTGAATAACGCAATAGATATTAAAAATCATCTTGCTGAAGGAAAACTTTGCGCTGACACTGGGTTATCTTAAAATTAAAGAATATGTAAACTTTCGTAACCTAAGTCAGAGTCCGCCCATCCATGACCCCAGCCACCTCCCTGTTTACCCCTGTGGAAGCAGACCTGCAAATACTAGCAGATAACCTTAAACAGCTAGTTGGAAATCGCCACCCCATTCTCTATGCCGCAGCCGAACATTTATTCGGTGCTGGGGGGAAGCGAATCAGACCTGCAATAGTGCTACTTATATCGCGGGCAACCATGCTCGAAGAAGATATTACCCCGCGTCACCGACGACTGGCAGAAATTACAGAAATGATTCACACAGCCAGTCTAGTCCATGATGATGTAGTAGATGAATCAAATGTTCGTCGCGGTGTACCGACTGTACATAGTTTGTTTGGTAATCGCATTGCTGTGCTTGCAGGGGATTTTCTCTTTGCACAATCGTCTTGGTATTTAGCAAATCTAAATAATTTGGATGTTGTTAAACTGCTTTCTGAAGTAATTATGGACTTAGCCGCTGGAGAAATCCAACAAGGGTTAAATCGTTTTGATGCTAGTCTTTCTACAGAAACGTACCTGCAAAAAAGCTATTACAAAACAGCCTCATTAATTGCCAACAGTTCTAAGGCTGCTGGATTAATTAGTGAAACATCCCTAGAAACTGCCGAACACTTGTACAGTTATGGTCGCCATCTAGGTCTTTCCTTTCAAATAGTAGATGATATTCTTGATTTCACCAGTTCAACAGACACCCTGGGTAAACCAGCGGGTTCTGACCTCAAAAGTGGCAACCTGACAGCACCAGTTTTATTTGCTTTAGAAGAAAAACCCTACTTAGAAGTCCTGATTGAACGAGAGTTTGCCCAGGCAGGGGATTTAGAGCAAGCACTGGCACTAGTCCATGATAGTAGAGGTATCCAAAGGGCGAGAGAATTAGCTGCTCACCATGCTAGGTTAGCCACCGAGTCTATTGGTGTTTTAGAACCATCAGCATCACGTGAAGCACTGATGAATTTGACCGACTATGTACTAAGTCGGCTCTACTAAAAAAAAGTTAAGGCGATTTAAGCAGGACTTACGCAACTGGAACATTGGTAGGGTGCGTCAGATATCAACAATCTGTTTATTTGCAGGATTTATACAGTCTGACGCACCCTACAACTACTAAGCAAAATTGAGGGCGATTTAAGATTTGGGATTGTGGATATTAAATTTCCTAAATCCCAAATTTAGTTAGGCAATATTGGGAGGAACTGTTTTTTGGGCTTTAAATTGCTGTAATTGTTGCTGGATCAGCTTTTCTAGCTCAGAACGCCGCACTTCTACAGTATTGGTTAAATTTCCTGGTGTTTCTATAAAAACTATGCTGTGTACTGGTTTCAAAGCTACCAATTGGAATAAAATTTGAGTAACATCCATGAGGGTTGGCAGCAAGTGAGGGTCACGCCCAGCATCTGAGATTAGGGAAACATCTTGTATGGTAGGGAAAGCGTAAATAACTTGCTTTTCTATTCCTGGATTTGCGCGATTGCTCAATGTAGTTAAAACCCAATCTTGCTCAGAATTTTGGAGAATAAAGTATTGGTAGTGGTTTAACTTTTGGGCAATGGCGACTAATACAGGGGCGATTGATACCATAATCTTTGGTGTCACGCCATCCTGGGGTGCATTGTCTATCAGCAATTGAATTTGTGCTTCTAAATCCATCATGATTTGTAAATGACTTTTGGATAATGGCTAAAACATGAGCAAGAAAATATCCCACTAAATTGGGATTTGTCAAGTTCAATCTGCTTATGCCACATATCCTCACTGTAAATTGGTTTGCGTTTGACTTGTACACAACAACCATGAAACTATTATCCAAAGTCTAACAAGTCGTGTCCAAAGTATGTTAGGGTCTTTTTGAGAACTGGGACTATGAATTCAACAGCAATCGCAACTAATCAGGGGAAAATTTCTATCAGCGTGGAGGTCATCTTTCAATTCCTATTTAGGGAACTTCAACAGTCAACTAAGGCTTCGGAGCAAAATTGTCACGATGTGTCGGTGAGAATTACTAACGAAGTTCTGCGAATTTGCAATGAAAGTAAACGCATTCAAACTTCCGGGTCTGTAGAAAGTTCAGCCATGAGCCTAGCTAAACATCGGTTACAACAGTGTATTCGATACTATCAGTTAGGTTCAAGTCGTGGAAGGATAGAATTACACAGCACACTGAGTGCTATTGTTTATCGTTATATTAATCCCCCTCACAAGCAATTAAGCTATCAAGGGCGGTTGACTATCATTGAAGATTTTCTCCAGAGTTTTTATTTGGAGGCTTTAAATGCTTTTAGAAGGGAAAACCAATTAGCTCCGACCTATCGCCCCCAGACTCTTTTAGAATTGGGAGAATACATGGCATTTACCGAACGATATGGTAAACGTCGGATTCCACTCCCCGGAAGGCAGCAACAGCTAATTATTTTGCGGGCGCAAACTTTTTCCAAGCAACAGCCTTTAGAAACAAGTGTAGATATAGAACAGGCATCAGAGGGTGGTAGTGGTGAGTTTGACGGTTCTTGGGAAGAACCAGCTATCCATCAATTGCGCTCGGCTATGGCTATGCAGCCCGAACCAGAAGAAGATACCCTGCGCTCGGTTGTGATTACTGAATTAATAGATTATTTAGAAGAAAAAGAACAATCTGACTGTGCTGATTACTTTGCTTTGCGTCTTCAAGATTTATCAGCACCAGAGATTGAGTCAATTTTAGGTTTAACATCTCGGCAGCGTGATTACTTACAGCAACGGTTTAAATATCATTTAATTCGGTTTGCTCTTTTACATCGTTGGGAATTGGTTCATGAGTGGTTGGAAGTTTCTTTACCCACTAATTTGGGTTTAACTCCGATTCAATGGAAAACTTATCTGGCACAACTAGATGATAAACAAAAGTCTATCTTAGATTTGAAGCAGCAAGGAAAACCTGACGAGCAAATATCTAAGATATTAGGCCTGTCAATGGCACAATTACAGAAACGTTGGTTGAAGATTTTAGAACAAGCTTGGGAAATTCGGAATTCTTTAGTGTCCGGATCTAGTGCATCTACCCATGAATGGTGACTTGTGAATCTTCACAAAATGATCAACTTGCTTGGGTATTGAAAAATCATAACTTCAACACTTACGGGTATAGCTTGTTATAATGTGAGGAAATTGACGGGGTAGATATTCATTTCAAGATGGTAGCCAAATTATTGGTGAACTCAGATTGATAAGAAAAGCCCCAAACCTTTCAATTGGGAGAAATTCCTACTGTGCAAGAACGTTTTCAAGCTATTCTTAAACGTCGTTTACAAGACCAAGTAGAAAAAAATCCGCCGTTGTTCCCTTGGGAAACACAATCAATGGAGTATCCCGACTGTGTAGAAGAACAATCTCTGGGTTTAGTTCCTGTTTGGGGGTGGACTGTCCACCAATCTAAGCTAAATTTGCCTATTCCTTTGCCTGAAAAAGTTTTTTGGCAATTGCTAGAAAAATGTCAGGTGTTATTGACATCTTCTTTACCTCTGGGAGCTAAGTTAGTTCAGGTGGTAGAAAGTATGTTCCCTACAGATGCTCAAGCTATTAATGATTTGGCTGGGTTAGTCCTGAGAAGCTCTTATCGTTCTGCTGATACTTTGACAGCTACGGCTGATGTTGAGAGTGATTATTTTGATTTATTGCCACGTCAACAAATGGCTTTGTCTTTAATGGCAGCCAAGCAGTTGTTGGAAAATTTAACTTTGCCAATTTCATTGACTCAGCCACTGGTAGAGAAACAATGGCTCACTACGGTGGGGACTTTGAGTATTCGAGTAGAATTACGGAATTTAGGTAAATTCATCAAGTTGACGGTTCAGGGTGAATTACCTACGCCGGGGATTTTACAACTCCAGGGTAATGATACTCA
The DNA window shown above is from Anabaena sp. WA102 and carries:
- a CDS encoding N-acetylmuramoyl-L-alanine amidase, which translates into the protein MKIQWLIPTTFGTVLMLSSPTLAAKLESWRFDRHQNLLEINTNGAVKPQAQLVFNPTRLVIDLPGVKFGRSQLTQQIGGGIREIRIGQFDEKTTRIVLEINPGYTLDPQQVKFVGKSANRWTVKLPKLELDANSTANNNTNNNYNLVGIDSQTKPEFSPITRTASSNKGTIQLENLQITGDGFFIRTNGGNPQTKIMRSRDKNTVFIDILSATLSPNLTQGNLAVNKHGVDNIGFTQLQTTPTSVRMTLKVDVNSPDWQVTSSSSGLIILPSRGMINAPENENFPPTRNNNGSISTIESIELTDNGTQLLIKADQVISATTGWDKSSGLFRITIPNAKLATEVKGPTFDANSPIIKLRLQPQPPNTVVILIQPASGVTLGVPNQVGDKLLVLKLQRYRQIRPPMNLPPLLPPRQQLPDLKPRQPRITQRRDLRKGKIVVIIDPGHGGKDSGAIGIGGVQEKNVILPIGKRIAEVLERNGIQVIMTRDSDYFVTLPGRVTMAQQANADVFVSIHANSAGESRPEVSGLETYHYDSGLTLAQIVHSKILQSLNVRDRKVRKARFYVLRKTSMPSILVETGFLTGRDDAAKLRTSAYQNQMADAIAQGILQYLKSR
- a CDS encoding N-acetylmuramoyl-L-alanine amidase; the protein is MKLHWLIPSTFGTVFILSSPAFAAKLESWRFDTNQNHLEINTSSPVQPQAQLIFNPTRLVIDLPGTELGRPSVTQQIGSKIRTIRVGQFDDQTTRLVIELAPGYTFNPKQVKFVPTNGKRWIVELPQPEIASGQTGEPSLPPTSDKSSEPTIDPRSIYNVVTTNRITPSNRETIPGVVQIDKLRVTRDGFFISTSGGNPQLQINRSQDNRSVNIDIIGAALSPNMGQRNLVINHYGVRRVQFSQLSSSPSAVRMTLQLDSASPNWQALASGDSGFVVIPDRLAKLPENNQSSAPSPSDSPAIIQSVELGGNGTQLLIRADQAISATTGWDRSSGLFRITITNAKLANQVQGPDFTNNSPILKVRLQPQSDNTVIVLVQPASGVSFGALSQVTSQLLALQLQTNLRAQRPPIIPPGFPGSQDPPGSSTPPPQTRPQPRLPVPNGKVLVVIDPGHGGKDSGAPGLGGLLEKDVVLPISTKLATILEQNGIQVVLTRDADFFVELQGRVDIAKRVNATLFVSIHANSVDNRSDVNGLEVYYYDSGYALADTVRQAILQNISTLKNRGTRKARFYVLRKNTMPAILVETGYMTGREDNPRLGSPEYQSRMAEGIASGILNYLKQR
- the murI gene encoding glutamate racemase, which gives rise to MYSSSIFDTFSPQEPQRAPIGVFDSGVGGLTVLRQIYQQLPNESIIYVGDTARLPYGIRSQAEILQFVREILHWMQQQRVKMAIMACNTSSALALDIVRQEFNFPILGVILPGAKAAVQQGQRIGVIATPATAQSNAYRQAILEIQSNVQVWQVSCPEFVPLIEQNRIHDPYTIEIAKTYLEPLIQKEIDTLVYGCTHYPHLSPILRSLLPQQVKLIDPAVHVAAACSQELDILGIKNTHPPMPTRFAVSGCSQQFTQSSLQWLGYTPMVEQVCFADTVLS
- the sds gene encoding solanesyl diphosphate synthase, with product MTPATSLFTPVEADLQILADNLKQLVGNRHPILYAAAEHLFGAGGKRIRPAIVLLISRATMLEEDITPRHRRLAEITEMIHTASLVHDDVVDESNVRRGVPTVHSLFGNRIAVLAGDFLFAQSSWYLANLNNLDVVKLLSEVIMDLAAGEIQQGLNRFDASLSTETYLQKSYYKTASLIANSSKAAGLISETSLETAEHLYSYGRHLGLSFQIVDDILDFTSSTDTLGKPAGSDLKSGNLTAPVLFALEEKPYLEVLIEREFAQAGDLEQALALVHDSRGIQRARELAAHHARLATESIGVLEPSASREALMNLTDYVLSRLY
- the hetZ gene encoding heterocyst differentiation protein HetZ; amino-acid sequence: MNSTAIATNQGKISISVEVIFQFLFRELQQSTKASEQNCHDVSVRITNEVLRICNESKRIQTSGSVESSAMSLAKHRLQQCIRYYQLGSSRGRIELHSTLSAIVYRYINPPHKQLSYQGRLTIIEDFLQSFYLEALNAFRRENQLAPTYRPQTLLELGEYMAFTERYGKRRIPLPGRQQQLIILRAQTFSKQQPLETSVDIEQASEGGSGEFDGSWEEPAIHQLRSAMAMQPEPEEDTLRSVVITELIDYLEEKEQSDCADYFALRLQDLSAPEIESILGLTSRQRDYLQQRFKYHLIRFALLHRWELVHEWLEVSLPTNLGLTPIQWKTYLAQLDDKQKSILDLKQQGKPDEQISKILGLSMAQLQKRWLKILEQAWEIRNSLVSGSSASTHEW
- a CDS encoding PatU; the protein is MQERFQAILKRRLQDQVEKNPPLFPWETQSMEYPDCVEEQSLGLVPVWGWTVHQSKLNLPIPLPEKVFWQLLEKCQVLLTSSLPLGAKLVQVVESMFPTDAQAINDLAGLVLRSSYRSADTLTATADVESDYFDLLPRQQMALSLMAAKQLLENLTLPISLTQPLVEKQWLTTVGTLSIRVELRNLGKFIKLTVQGELPTPGILQLQGNDTQEFVKSETSEIPVVELQIDRNQPIYTLAVEFPELDQQPLLLAIQVKI